The following are encoded together in the candidate division KSB1 bacterium genome:
- a CDS encoding sulfatase-like hydrolase/transferase: MRGKAVRPSVACVAGQWSLLLLLLLSSNGVGAQPAGDSTGTSRPNFLIIITDDQRFDSMEFMPKTKRRIFEEGLTFTRAYVTTPLCCPSRASILTGMYAHKHGVRLNEDPLHEETFVVRLHEAGYYTGFVGKYLNSYTGLPRPEFDFWAARKAGHSTYFDPVINFNGVWQTTPGYVTYVLRDYALAFLDSLAGRQQPFLLFLSHTAPHAPVDPAPEDTLRYPDLPRHRPPSYDEADVSDKPRWIQALPRLTRGAARSIDQHRRRQLQCLYSVDQANDSLLATLARRGLLDNTVVFFLSDNGFHEGEHRLVSKWFVYEEAIRIPFAVRYPPLISPRVERRLVANIDIAPTVLELAGLPISSRIDGRSLTALMRNEHSWREDLLIEGWPEQRGGPLYAAIHTGELVYVENQGDRAELYDLRDDPYQLHNLINSRDYAAEIQRLRQRLHEFRPEIETSVELDPPAPGGFVLFPNHPNPVQAATEIRFALSQREPVTLEVYDLMGRKLLLQHHGELGPGNHSVPLEMTRFPNGTYFYRLATPTFSQTRTLQVVR; the protein is encoded by the coding sequence ATGAGAGGGAAAGCTGTCCGTCCATCCGTCGCCTGCGTCGCAGGGCAATGGTCACTGCTGCTGCTCCTGTTGTTGAGCAGCAACGGGGTTGGCGCGCAACCGGCGGGAGATTCCACCGGCACGAGCCGCCCCAATTTTCTGATCATCATCACCGATGATCAGCGCTTCGATTCGATGGAGTTCATGCCCAAAACGAAACGGCGGATTTTCGAGGAAGGCCTGACTTTCACGCGCGCCTATGTCACCACGCCGCTGTGCTGTCCGAGCCGGGCCAGCATTCTCACCGGCATGTATGCGCACAAGCACGGCGTGCGCCTCAATGAAGATCCGTTGCATGAGGAAACCTTCGTGGTGCGCCTGCATGAGGCCGGCTACTACACCGGTTTCGTGGGCAAATATTTGAACTCCTACACCGGATTACCGCGGCCGGAATTCGACTTCTGGGCGGCGCGCAAAGCCGGCCATTCGACTTACTTCGATCCGGTGATCAATTTCAACGGCGTGTGGCAAACCACCCCGGGGTACGTCACCTATGTCCTGCGCGATTATGCCCTGGCTTTTTTGGACAGCCTGGCCGGCCGGCAGCAGCCGTTTCTGCTGTTTCTTTCGCACACTGCGCCGCACGCACCGGTTGATCCCGCGCCCGAAGACACCCTGCGCTATCCCGATCTGCCGCGGCACCGTCCGCCGAGCTATGACGAAGCCGATGTCTCCGACAAACCCCGCTGGATTCAAGCCCTGCCCCGCCTGACCCGGGGCGCCGCCCGCAGCATCGACCAGCACCGCCGCCGGCAGTTGCAGTGTCTGTATTCCGTCGATCAGGCCAACGACAGCCTGCTCGCCACTCTGGCACGCCGCGGCCTGCTGGACAACACGGTGGTGTTCTTCCTTTCCGACAACGGCTTTCACGAAGGCGAGCACCGCCTGGTGAGCAAATGGTTCGTCTATGAAGAAGCGATTCGCATCCCCTTTGCCGTGCGCTACCCGCCGCTGATCTCCCCGCGGGTGGAACGCCGGCTGGTGGCGAACATCGACATTGCCCCGACCGTGCTCGAGCTGGCCGGTTTGCCGATTTCCTCCCGCATCGACGGCCGCTCTCTGACGGCACTGATGCGAAACGAGCACTCCTGGCGCGAGGATTTGCTCATCGAAGGCTGGCCCGAGCAGCGCGGCGGCCCGCTCTATGCCGCCATTCACACCGGCGAGCTGGTTTATGTCGAAAACCAGGGGGATCGCGCGGAGCTGTATGATTTGCGCGACGACCCATATCAGTTGCACAACCTCATCAACTCACGGGACTACGCCGCCGAGATCCAGCGTCTGCGGCAGCGTTTGCATGAGTTTCGTCCCGAGATCGAGACCAGCGTGGAGCTTGACCCGCCTGCGCCCGGGGGATTCGTGTTGTTTCCCAATCATCCCAACCCCGTGCAGGCGGCCACGGAGATTCGGTTTGCCCTGTCGCAGCGCGAACCCGTTACCCTTGAAGTCTATGACCTGATGGGGCGCAAACTTCTGCTGCAGCATCATGGCGAGCTCGGTCCCGGGAATCATTCTGTGCCGCTCGAGATGACGCGCTTCCCGAACGGAACCTATTTTTACCGCCTGGCGACGCCGACCTTCAGTCAAACGCGCACTTTGCAAGTGGTCAGATAG
- a CDS encoding zf-HC2 domain-containing protein: MTLQCEQVIAKAAAFIDRELDETTAAAVAEHIAKCPHCAHEVRQQREMKLLVQQHARRLTAPAALRARLQQALADYPTRYSFGGQVRQLFRWQPVPALATLVVLLLLPAVLVYFAMRTPARVDVSRFPAIEASFEGEIICIDCLLLDALQIVHGHDASHRCGLRTAEGGIVTLIAHDKGNELMQQAATRHNQRVLVHGRLLPKQAYLQVRDFSML, encoded by the coding sequence ATGACTTTGCAATGTGAGCAGGTAATCGCAAAAGCCGCCGCCTTCATCGACCGGGAGCTGGACGAGACCACCGCCGCCGCAGTGGCCGAACACATTGCGAAATGCCCGCACTGTGCCCATGAAGTCCGGCAGCAAAGAGAAATGAAGCTGCTGGTACAACAGCATGCCCGCCGGCTGACGGCGCCTGCGGCGCTGCGGGCCCGGCTGCAGCAGGCTCTGGCGGATTATCCGACACGCTACAGCTTTGGCGGGCAGGTGCGCCAGCTCTTCCGCTGGCAGCCCGTGCCGGCGCTCGCAACCCTGGTTGTGCTGCTGTTGCTGCCCGCTGTGCTGGTTTATTTTGCCATGCGCACCCCGGCCCGCGTTGACGTCAGCCGCTTCCCGGCGATTGAAGCCAGTTTCGAAGGCGAAATCATTTGCATTGATTGCCTGCTGCTGGATGCCCTGCAGATTGTGCACGGCCACGACGCCAGCCACCGCTGCGGTCTGCGCACCGCGGAAGGCGGGATTGTCACGCTCATTGCACATGACAAAGGCAATGAGCTGATGCAACAGGCTGCCACCCGGCACAACCAGCGTGTGCTCGTGCATGGCCGGCTGTTGCCCAAGCAGGCCTACTTGCAGGTGCGGGATTTTTCCATGCTGTAA
- a CDS encoding sigma-70 family RNA polymerase sigma factor — MFRSQPAEDERRRRFEALAFPQMNALYNLALRLMRHRFDAEDLVQETCLRAFRSFDQFAAGSNFKAWIFRILTNVFINEYRRKKRVPPQVDFEKNLHSVPSVDDEGPDPFATARDEQRYADLFGDEVSAALQKLSPEFRMVVLLCDLEEFSYKEIAGILGVPIGTVMSRLSRARRQLQQHLGEYARRTGAIKPQKPLQE, encoded by the coding sequence ATGTTTCGTTCACAACCGGCGGAGGATGAGCGCCGTCGCCGCTTCGAAGCGCTTGCCTTTCCGCAGATGAACGCTCTGTACAATCTGGCGTTGCGCCTGATGCGGCACCGCTTCGATGCCGAGGATCTGGTGCAGGAAACCTGCCTGCGTGCCTTTCGTTCCTTCGACCAGTTCGCCGCCGGCAGCAATTTCAAAGCCTGGATCTTTCGCATTCTGACCAACGTCTTCATCAACGAGTATCGCCGCAAAAAGCGCGTGCCGCCGCAGGTTGATTTTGAAAAAAACTTGCACTCGGTCCCTTCGGTGGACGATGAGGGGCCCGATCCTTTTGCCACCGCTCGCGACGAGCAGCGCTATGCCGATCTCTTCGGCGACGAAGTGAGCGCCGCCCTGCAAAAGCTCTCCCCTGAATTTCGCATGGTCGTGCTGTTGTGCGACCTCGAAGAATTCTCCTACAAGGAAATCGCCGGCATCCTGGGCGTGCCGATCGGCACGGTGATGTCACGCCTGTCGCGTGCGCGGCGGCAGTTGCAGCAGCATCTGGGAGAGTATGCCCGCCGCACCGGCGCAATCAAGCCGCAGAAACCGTTGCAGGAATGA
- a CDS encoding TlpA family protein disulfide reductase — MRLGSAALLILVLVMALNACREKPQSQQTAGNARSAVPESEKLADFTLPTLTGESVNLRSFEGEKVVVVNFWATWCGPCRREIPDFNEVYASYRDRGVEFLGISLDDDPRAAVPAFMARIPIAYPVLVGSPEIAMRYNVNGIPHTIIIDRAGRVVNNFVGMLSAGQLREVLEQALRNSPQS, encoded by the coding sequence ATGAGACTGGGAAGCGCAGCGCTGCTCATACTGGTTCTGGTCATGGCACTCAACGCCTGCCGGGAAAAACCGCAATCACAACAGACCGCCGGTAACGCGCGGTCGGCCGTGCCGGAAAGCGAGAAACTCGCGGATTTCACCCTGCCGACACTCACGGGCGAATCCGTGAACTTGCGCAGTTTTGAAGGCGAGAAAGTGGTGGTGGTGAATTTTTGGGCGACCTGGTGCGGCCCCTGCCGCCGTGAGATTCCGGATTTCAACGAGGTCTACGCCAGCTATCGTGATCGCGGCGTGGAATTTCTGGGCATCTCGCTGGATGATGACCCGCGCGCGGCCGTGCCCGCTTTCATGGCGCGCATTCCGATTGCCTATCCCGTGCTGGTGGGCTCCCCCGAGATCGCGATGCGTTACAACGTCAACGGCATTCCACATACGATTATCATCGACCGCGCCGGTCGCGTGGTCAACAACTTCGTGGGCATGCTCTCGGCCGGCCAGTTGCGCGAGGTGCTGGAGCAGGCGCTGCGCAATTCGCCGCAATCCTGA
- a CDS encoding insulinase family protein has product MAISSYSRGGLVLGALLLFALAQAQPRPGTGDMPRVEFEKYTLANGLQVILHVDRKLPIVHVNQWFHVGSKNEKPGRTGFAHLFEHMMFQGSKNAAEEYFTYVEKAGANLREGGVNGTTDNDRTNYFATVPSGNLELLLWVESDRLATLPEALTQAKLDNQRDVVKNERRQGLENQPYGRAFKLIVENLHPAGHPYSWTVIGSHEDLSAASLEDVKEFFRTYYTPNNLSLVIAGDFDPAEAKRLVEKYFGGIPPGPALDRPTRWIPRLEGEKIVAAFDRVPQARTYMVWPVPEYFSPEEAPLDLASAILTDGLSARLNKVLVYDRQLCTNVFSFNNTMEISGFFAVVATARPGVNLEQIENIVTAEISRLAKEGPTPAELKRAQTKREYNFVTGLERIGGFGGKADLLNQYNTYLGDPNKFEADVNRYRRVTVNEVRQAVATWLDTRNRLLVRFHPEASGRPAEVALDRSQQPALGVDKPFRSPEVKTAKAANGMEIFVVERPELPKVAVTFVTRAGNVADPPGKEGVANMVIATIDMGTKTRKALEIEDALGDLGTSLFGFATREASQLGLEVLSRHVDPALAILAEVIRQPVFPASEVDREKKRTLDNLAQQENNPNALAARLRSMLVFGHDHPYGRAMLPATVQQITREDLVAFHETYWKPGSSALIFVGDLTLAQATELVQRHFGSWRGGAAPSVSIPPPRPMAAGKIYLVDRQDAAQTVITQILPAPGRQTPDYYALRLADAVWGGGGFGTRLNLNLREDKGYSYGVFSNLALLSQAGSWWASGGVQTNKTRESVAEFLAELRNLAGARPISEKELEDARAARIRGYAQQFESQGRIASQIADLWAAGMPITELQRESDESARVTLAEVNAAAQKYAVPGQALLLLVGDIARIEAGLRELNAGELVVLNAEGKPVAAQ; this is encoded by the coding sequence ATGGCAATTTCTTCGTACAGCCGCGGCGGGCTGGTGCTCGGCGCGCTGCTGCTGTTTGCCCTCGCCCAGGCGCAACCCCGGCCCGGGACCGGGGACATGCCCAGGGTCGAGTTCGAGAAGTACACCCTGGCGAACGGGCTGCAGGTGATCCTGCATGTGGACCGCAAGCTGCCGATTGTCCATGTCAATCAGTGGTTTCATGTGGGCTCGAAGAATGAGAAACCGGGCCGCACCGGTTTTGCGCACCTGTTCGAGCACATGATGTTTCAGGGTTCCAAGAATGCGGCGGAGGAATATTTCACTTATGTCGAAAAGGCGGGCGCCAATCTGCGCGAAGGCGGCGTCAACGGCACCACCGACAACGATCGCACCAATTATTTCGCCACCGTGCCCTCCGGCAATCTCGAGTTGTTGTTGTGGGTGGAATCGGACCGCCTCGCCACTTTGCCCGAGGCCCTGACCCAGGCCAAGCTGGACAACCAGCGCGACGTGGTGAAGAACGAACGGCGCCAGGGGCTGGAGAATCAACCCTACGGCCGGGCTTTCAAACTGATTGTGGAGAATCTCCATCCCGCCGGCCATCCCTACTCCTGGACGGTGATCGGCAGCCACGAGGATTTGAGCGCGGCCTCGCTCGAAGACGTCAAGGAGTTCTTCCGCACCTACTACACGCCCAACAATCTCTCCCTGGTGATTGCCGGGGATTTCGATCCCGCCGAGGCCAAACGGCTCGTGGAGAAATACTTCGGCGGCATTCCACCGGGCCCGGCTCTCGACCGGCCCACCCGCTGGATTCCCAGACTGGAGGGTGAAAAGATCGTCGCCGCCTTTGATCGTGTGCCGCAGGCGCGCACCTACATGGTCTGGCCGGTGCCGGAATATTTTTCGCCGGAAGAAGCGCCGCTGGATTTGGCTTCCGCGATTTTGACGGACGGCCTGTCCGCCCGTCTCAACAAAGTGCTGGTGTATGACCGGCAGCTTTGCACCAATGTTTTCTCCTTCAACAATACCATGGAAATCTCCGGCTTCTTCGCGGTGGTGGCGACTGCGCGGCCGGGCGTGAACCTCGAGCAAATCGAGAATATCGTGACCGCCGAGATCAGCCGCCTGGCCAAAGAGGGTCCGACACCGGCCGAGTTGAAGCGCGCGCAAACCAAGCGGGAATACAACTTCGTCACCGGGCTGGAACGCATCGGCGGTTTCGGCGGCAAGGCCGATTTGCTGAATCAATACAACACCTACCTCGGCGATCCCAACAAGTTCGAAGCCGACGTCAACCGCTATCGCCGTGTCACGGTCAATGAGGTGCGCCAGGCTGTTGCCACCTGGCTGGACACGCGCAACCGCCTGTTGGTGCGTTTCCATCCCGAAGCTTCCGGCCGGCCTGCGGAAGTGGCGCTCGACCGCAGCCAGCAACCCGCGCTGGGGGTGGACAAACCCTTCCGTTCGCCGGAAGTGAAAACTGCCAAAGCCGCGAACGGCATGGAGATTTTTGTGGTGGAACGGCCGGAGTTGCCCAAGGTGGCGGTGACGTTTGTGACCCGTGCCGGCAATGTTGCGGATCCTCCCGGCAAGGAGGGTGTGGCGAACATGGTCATCGCGACGATCGACATGGGCACGAAGACCAGAAAAGCGCTGGAGATCGAAGATGCGCTGGGCGATCTCGGCACCAGCTTGTTCGGTTTTGCCACGCGCGAGGCCAGCCAGCTCGGCTTGGAGGTGCTCAGCCGCCATGTTGATCCTGCGCTCGCCATTCTGGCCGAAGTGATACGCCAGCCGGTGTTCCCCGCCTCGGAAGTTGACCGCGAAAAGAAGCGCACGCTCGACAATCTCGCGCAGCAGGAGAACAACCCCAATGCCCTGGCCGCCCGCCTCCGCAGCATGCTGGTCTTTGGCCACGATCATCCCTATGGCCGGGCCATGCTGCCGGCGACGGTGCAGCAGATCACCCGGGAGGATTTGGTGGCGTTTCATGAGACTTATTGGAAGCCGGGCAGCTCCGCACTGATTTTCGTGGGTGACCTCACGCTGGCGCAGGCCACCGAGCTGGTGCAGCGCCACTTTGGCAGTTGGCGTGGCGGCGCCGCGCCATCGGTCAGCATTCCCCCGCCCCGGCCGATGGCAGCCGGCAAAATTTATTTGGTCGATCGCCAGGATGCGGCGCAAACCGTGATCACGCAAATTCTGCCGGCACCCGGCCGCCAGACGCCGGACTACTATGCGCTGCGGCTGGCGGATGCCGTGTGGGGCGGCGGCGGTTTCGGCACGCGCTTGAATTTGAATTTGCGCGAGGACAAGGGCTACTCCTATGGTGTCTTCTCCAATCTCGCGCTGCTGTCGCAGGCCGGCAGTTGGTGGGCGAGCGGCGGGGTACAAACCAACAAGACCAGGGAGTCCGTGGCGGAGTTTCTGGCAGAATTGCGCAATCTCGCCGGCGCCAGGCCGATTTCTGAGAAGGAGCTCGAAGATGCCAGGGCGGCGCGCATTCGCGGCTATGCCCAGCAATTCGAGTCGCAGGGCCGCATTGCCAGCCAAATCGCCGATTTGTGGGCGGCCGGCATGCCGATCACCGAACTGCAGCGCGAAAGCGACGAATCAGCCAGAGTCACGCTGGCGGAGGTGAATGCCGCGGCGCAGAAATATGCGGTCCCCGGCCAGGCGCTGCTGCTGCTGGTTGGCGATATTGCCAGGATCGAGGCCGGTTTGCGCGAGCTGAATGCCGGTGAGCTCGTGGTGTTGAATGCCGAAGGCAAACCGGTGGCAGCCCAATAA